One genomic segment of Linepithema humile isolate Giens D197 chromosome 5, Lhum_UNIL_v1.0, whole genome shotgun sequence includes these proteins:
- the LOC105679315 gene encoding thioredoxin-related transmembrane protein 1 isoform X1: MSFARMNPILCIYIALLLAYTSANAQQQTKSSFVEQLNEDNWELMLKGEWMVEFYAPWCPACKALEPIWEHLALSKKDLNINVGKIDVTDSPGLSGRFMVTALPTIFHVNDGVFRQYKSPRDKASLIEFVSKKTWTKVDPIPSWKSPTSYHMSILSQFFKLSQVLRVIHNKLLEDFGLPTWGSYLIFALMTIILGAILGLLYCFTQVIVCLIDVIYPPKPIQQQGKKKDGTSDSTQERNSDEDEIAENVGDDLVDEEESEVEEPEAKESEAKESEAKESEAKESEAKELEASEKDKDTKADPSSPNVRKRKPRKAD, from the exons ATGTCGTTCGCCAGGATGAATCCTATACTTTGTATCTACATCGCGTTGTTGCTTGCTTATACAAGTGCGAACGCACAGCAGCAAACGAAGAGCAGCTTCGTGGAACAACTTAACGAGGACAATTGGGAACTTATGCTCAAGGGAGAATGGATGGTTGAATT ttatGCTCCATGGTGTCCTGCATGTAAAGCACTTGAACCTATTTGGGAACATCTTGCATTGTCGAAAAAAgatcttaatattaatgttggaAAGATAGATGTAACAGATTCTCCCGGCCTTAGTGGCAGATTTATGGTTACAGCTTTACCTACAATATTTCa tgTAAATGATGGGGTGTTCAGGCAATATAAAAGTCCAAGGGATAAAGCCtcgttaattgaatttgtatcCAAAAAGACATGGACAAAAGTAGACCCAATTCCTAGTTGGAAAAGTCCAACTTCATACCACATGTCAATTTTAAGTCAATTCTTTAAATTGTCTCAAGTATTACGA GTTATTCACAACAAACTTTTAGAGGATTTTGGATTACCTACTTGGGGtagttatttgatttttgctCTTATGACGATTATTTTGGGTGCAATATTGGGATTG ttatattgttttacacAGGTTATCGTATGCTTGATCGATGTTATTTATCCACCAAAACCGATACAACAGCaaggcaaaaaaaaagatggtACATCTGATTCTACACAAGAGAGAAATTCAGACGAGGATGAAATTGCGGAAAACGTTGGCGACGACTTAGTGGATGAAGAGGAGTCTGAAGTAGAGGAACCTGAAGCAAAGGAATCTGAAGCAAAGGAATCTGAAGCAAAGGAATCTGAAGCAAAGGAATCTGAGGCAAAGGAACTTGAAGCGAgtgaaaaagataaagatacaAAAGCTGATCCTAGTAGTCCCAATGTTCGCAAGCGCAAGCCACGTAAGGCTGATTAA
- the LOC105679315 gene encoding thioredoxin-related transmembrane protein 1 isoform X2 has protein sequence MSFARMNPILCIYIALLLAYTSANAQQQTKSSFVEQLNEDNWELMLKGEWMVEFYAPWCPACKALEPIWEHLALSKKDLNINVGKIDVTDSPGLSGRFMVTALPTIFHVNDGVFRQYKSPRDKASLIEFVSKKTWTKVDPIPSWKSPTSYHMSILSQFFKLSQVLRVIHNKLLEDFGLPTWGSYLIFALMTIILGAILGLVIVCLIDVIYPPKPIQQQGKKKDGTSDSTQERNSDEDEIAENVGDDLVDEEESEVEEPEAKESEAKESEAKESEAKESEAKELEASEKDKDTKADPSSPNVRKRKPRKAD, from the exons ATGTCGTTCGCCAGGATGAATCCTATACTTTGTATCTACATCGCGTTGTTGCTTGCTTATACAAGTGCGAACGCACAGCAGCAAACGAAGAGCAGCTTCGTGGAACAACTTAACGAGGACAATTGGGAACTTATGCTCAAGGGAGAATGGATGGTTGAATT ttatGCTCCATGGTGTCCTGCATGTAAAGCACTTGAACCTATTTGGGAACATCTTGCATTGTCGAAAAAAgatcttaatattaatgttggaAAGATAGATGTAACAGATTCTCCCGGCCTTAGTGGCAGATTTATGGTTACAGCTTTACCTACAATATTTCa tgTAAATGATGGGGTGTTCAGGCAATATAAAAGTCCAAGGGATAAAGCCtcgttaattgaatttgtatcCAAAAAGACATGGACAAAAGTAGACCCAATTCCTAGTTGGAAAAGTCCAACTTCATACCACATGTCAATTTTAAGTCAATTCTTTAAATTGTCTCAAGTATTACGA GTTATTCACAACAAACTTTTAGAGGATTTTGGATTACCTACTTGGGGtagttatttgatttttgctCTTATGACGATTATTTTGGGTGCAATATTGGGATTG GTTATCGTATGCTTGATCGATGTTATTTATCCACCAAAACCGATACAACAGCaaggcaaaaaaaaagatggtACATCTGATTCTACACAAGAGAGAAATTCAGACGAGGATGAAATTGCGGAAAACGTTGGCGACGACTTAGTGGATGAAGAGGAGTCTGAAGTAGAGGAACCTGAAGCAAAGGAATCTGAAGCAAAGGAATCTGAAGCAAAGGAATCTGAAGCAAAGGAATCTGAGGCAAAGGAACTTGAAGCGAgtgaaaaagataaagatacaAAAGCTGATCCTAGTAGTCCCAATGTTCGCAAGCGCAAGCCACGTAAGGCTGATTAA